In Bacteroides sp. AN502(2024), one genomic interval encodes:
- a CDS encoding RNA polymerase sigma-70 factor: MNLPEISENLIEQLNQGNTKAFDKIYHTYYLYLCAIAVYYVHDKRVAGEIVNDVFVAFWQNRHHITYPALPYLRRAIQNASISYLRSSYFNEKQMTEQMEEIWTFLENHILSSDNPLQALEHSEMNTIIMKKVEELPARCRAIFKASLYEGKTYSEIAEEHNINVSTVRVQMKIALTKLRESLDTPYMIAILMFL; this comes from the coding sequence ATGAATCTACCGGAAATCTCTGAAAATCTAATTGAACAGTTAAATCAAGGTAATACCAAAGCATTTGATAAAATCTATCATACTTACTACCTTTATCTGTGTGCGATAGCCGTTTATTATGTACATGATAAAAGGGTGGCAGGGGAGATTGTGAATGATGTCTTTGTTGCTTTCTGGCAGAATCGACATCACATCACTTATCCGGCTCTTCCCTATTTGCGACGTGCCATTCAAAATGCGAGCATCAGTTATCTGCGCTCTTCTTATTTCAATGAAAAACAGATGACAGAACAAATGGAGGAGATCTGGACTTTTCTCGAAAATCATATTCTTTCTTCCGATAACCCTTTACAGGCGTTGGAGCATAGCGAAATGAATACCATCATCATGAAGAAGGTGGAGGAATTGCCGGCCAGATGCCGTGCCATATTTAAAGCGAGTTTGTATGAGGGGAAGACATACAGTGAAATTGCCGAGGAGCATAATATTAATGTGAGCACTGTAAGAGTGCAGATGAAAATAGCATTGACTAAGTTGCGTGAATCACTGGATACTCCTTATATGATAGCTATTTTGATGTTTCTCTAA
- a CDS encoding DUF5932 domain-containing protein produces the protein MEEQKFKVIIVEDVKLELKGTEEIFRHEIPNAEVIGTAMTENEFWPLMEARLPDLVLLDLGLGGSTTIGVDICKNIFKRYKGVRVLIFTGEILNEKLWVDVLNAGADGIILKTGELLTKTDVQAVMDGKKLVFNYPILEKIVDRFKKSVANDAKRQEAVISYDIDEYDERFLRHLALGYTKEMISNLKGMPFGVKSLEKRQNDLIGRLFPNGERVGVNATRLAVRALELRIIDLDNLEPDEE, from the coding sequence ATGGAAGAACAGAAGTTTAAAGTTATTATTGTAGAGGATGTAAAACTGGAGTTGAAAGGGACGGAAGAAATATTCCGTCATGAAATACCGAATGCGGAAGTGATCGGCACGGCCATGACGGAAAATGAGTTTTGGCCGTTGATGGAGGCCCGGCTTCCCGACCTGGTATTGTTGGACTTAGGACTGGGAGGTTCTACGACCATCGGTGTTGATATTTGCAAGAATATATTCAAACGTTACAAAGGAGTTCGGGTACTGATCTTCACGGGTGAGATTCTGAACGAGAAGTTGTGGGTGGATGTATTGAATGCCGGTGCGGACGGAATCATCCTCAAAACAGGTGAACTCCTGACGAAAACAGATGTACAGGCTGTGATGGACGGAAAGAAATTGGTATTCAACTATCCGATTCTGGAAAAGATTGTAGATCGTTTCAAGAAATCTGTAGCCAATGATGCCAAGCGTCAGGAGGCTGTCATCAGTTATGATATTGACGAATATGACGAACGTTTTCTCCGTCATCTGGCATTAGGATATACGAAGGAGATGATTTCCAATCTGAAGGGGATGCCTTTTGGTGTGAAATCATTGGAAAAACGGCAGAATGATCTTATCGGACGCCTTTTCCCGAATGGGGAACGGGTGGGAGTGAATGCTACCCGGTTGGCAGTACGTGCATTGGAATTGCGCATTATCGATCTGGATAATCTGGAGCCTGATGAAGAATAA
- a CDS encoding FecR domain-containing protein translates to MNNSYHIEELEIRISNYLSGDCTEEEKETLLAYLASHEDAAKIFREMSAVWAVSSVPAFAQVEDANLSQIKEKIAAAEMKPVRPRKTVPVCLKVAAAIILLLSCNYLWYTYTENLTEVYTNADSPYEIKVPAGSRTNIVLPDGTEVSLNAGSVLRYCRGFGIRERDVTLDGEGYFRVAKNEKIPFFVNTNGVQVKVVGTVFNVRAYDDDNYVMVSLLEGRVNLSTVSGSVMKLFPSEQAFYDKSTGCMEKMKSNASSACDWLDGGLTFENAPFADIAHRLERKFQVKICLESERLKTERFSGCFNSNQSINDILGEINVEEQYTWKVSGDTIFITDKKRR, encoded by the coding sequence ATGAATAACTCTTATCATATAGAAGAATTGGAAATCCGGATAAGCAACTATCTGTCCGGTGACTGTACCGAAGAAGAGAAAGAGACCCTGCTCGCTTATCTGGCTTCCCATGAAGATGCTGCTAAAATTTTCCGGGAGATGTCTGCGGTATGGGCTGTTTCTTCTGTGCCTGCATTTGCCCAAGTAGAGGATGCTAATTTATCACAGATAAAAGAAAAAATAGCCGCGGCAGAGATGAAGCCTGTCCGTCCACGAAAGACAGTGCCCGTATGTCTGAAGGTGGCTGCTGCAATTATTTTGTTGTTGAGTTGTAATTACTTATGGTACACTTATACTGAAAATCTTACGGAAGTATATACGAATGCGGATTCTCCTTATGAAATTAAAGTGCCGGCCGGTTCGCGGACAAATATCGTGCTTCCGGATGGAACAGAGGTTTCATTGAATGCTGGTTCGGTGTTACGTTATTGCCGTGGATTCGGCATTCGTGAACGTGATGTCACGCTTGATGGCGAAGGATATTTCAGGGTGGCGAAAAATGAGAAGATTCCTTTCTTCGTAAATACGAATGGGGTGCAGGTAAAGGTGGTGGGTACTGTTTTTAATGTCCGCGCTTATGATGATGACAATTATGTAATGGTATCTTTGTTGGAAGGTCGTGTCAATTTATCCACTGTGTCCGGTTCGGTGATGAAACTATTCCCCAGCGAACAGGCTTTTTACGATAAGAGTACGGGGTGCATGGAGAAAATGAAATCGAATGCCAGCTCTGCCTGTGACTGGTTGGATGGTGGCTTGACATTTGAGAATGCTCCGTTCGCCGACATCGCACACCGTCTGGAGCGCAAATTCCAGGTGAAGATCTGTTTAGAGAGTGAGCGTCTGAAAACGGAACGCTTTTCCGGATGTTTTAATAGTAACCAAAGTATCAATGATATATTGGGAGAAATCAACGTTGAAGAGCAATATACATGGAAAGTTAGTGGAGACACTATCTTTATAACTGATAAGAAAAGGAGGTAA
- a CDS encoding AbgT family transporter: MKNKWRMPHPATMFLLLTMAVVFLSWICDIYGLKVTLPQTGEDIRVQSLLSPEGIRWWLRNAIKNFTGFAPLGMVIIAMFGLGVAQHSGFIDACIRMGVGNRQEKRKIVWWVIVLGLLSNAIGDGGYIILLPIAAMLFQWVGLHPIAGIVTAYVSVACGYSANIVLSTMDPLLAHTTQEAALAQTGYQGNTEPLCNYFFMSASTVAITAIVYWITQKWLLPTLGKYEGSMKVAAYHPLSRKEQRAIMISIVVAAIYVALILWLTFSSYGILRGVNGGLMHSPFIAGILFLLSLGAGITGMAYGFSSGRYRTDNDVIEGLTQPMKLLGVYFVIAFFAAQMFACFEYSHLDKCMAIMGADLLSSFEPAPLSALVLFILFTALINLIMVSATSKWSFMSFIFIPMFAQMGIAPDITQCAFRIGDSSTNAITPFLFYMPLVLTYMRQYDKQITYGSLLKYTWRYSLGILMVWTLLFIVWYLLKIPMGL, from the coding sequence ATGAAGAATAAATGGCGCATGCCCCATCCCGCTACGATGTTCCTGCTGCTGACAATGGCAGTGGTCTTTCTTTCATGGATATGTGATATCTATGGATTGAAAGTGACATTGCCGCAGACAGGTGAGGACATCCGTGTACAAAGCTTGCTGAGTCCGGAAGGAATCCGTTGGTGGTTGCGGAACGCTATCAAGAACTTTACGGGCTTTGCTCCGTTGGGGATGGTGATTATTGCGATGTTCGGACTGGGAGTGGCACAACATTCCGGTTTTATTGATGCATGTATCCGTATGGGGGTGGGAAACCGGCAGGAAAAGAGGAAGATTGTCTGGTGGGTGATCGTGCTTGGTTTGCTGTCGAATGCCATTGGTGATGGTGGATATATCATCTTATTGCCTATTGCTGCTATGCTGTTCCAATGGGTGGGGCTTCATCCGATTGCAGGGATTGTTACGGCTTATGTTTCCGTTGCATGCGGGTATAGTGCCAATATTGTATTGAGTACGATGGACCCGTTGTTGGCGCATACCACGCAAGAGGCTGCACTGGCACAAACGGGTTATCAGGGGAATACAGAACCTCTTTGCAATTACTTCTTTATGAGTGCTTCAACAGTGGCCATTACGGCTATTGTGTATTGGATTACTCAAAAATGGCTTCTTCCTACGTTAGGTAAGTATGAAGGTAGTATGAAGGTGGCGGCTTACCATCCTCTATCTCGTAAAGAGCAGCGTGCCATTATGATTTCCATTGTTGTGGCAGCGATCTATGTAGCTCTTATCTTGTGGCTTACTTTTTCTTCTTATGGGATTTTGCGGGGTGTGAATGGTGGTTTGATGCATTCGCCTTTTATTGCCGGCATTTTGTTTTTGCTTTCTTTGGGAGCAGGTATTACGGGAATGGCTTATGGATTCAGTTCCGGACGGTATCGCACAGACAATGATGTGATTGAAGGACTTACACAGCCGATGAAACTTCTGGGGGTGTATTTTGTTATTGCTTTTTTTGCTGCGCAGATGTTTGCCTGTTTTGAATATTCTCATCTGGACAAATGTATGGCCATTATGGGAGCTGACCTGCTTTCTTCATTTGAACCGGCTCCTTTGTCTGCTCTCGTCCTGTTTATTCTATTCACGGCATTGATAAACCTGATTATGGTATCTGCTACCTCCAAATGGTCTTTTATGTCTTTCATCTTTATTCCGATGTTTGCACAAATGGGAATTGCTCCGGATATAACGCAATGTGCTTTCCGTATCGGAGACAGCTCGACGAATGCCATTACTCCTTTCTTATTCTATATGCCTCTGGTGCTCACCTATATGCGACAGTATGACAAGCAGATTACGTATGGTTCATTGCTTAAATATACCTGGAGATATTCATTAGGTATTCTGATGGTCTGGACGTTGTTGTTTATAGTTTGGTATTTGTTGAAAATACCGATGGGATTGTAG
- a CDS encoding phosphatidylinositol-4-phosphate 5-kinase has translation MRKYLYTTLLLALLAQEGVMAQENEGKKGGFFGKIKDVFSTEIKIGNYTFKDGSVYTGEMKGRKPNGKGKTVFKNGDVFEGEYVKGKREGYGTYMFPDGEKYEGQWFQDQQHGKGIYYFMNNNRYDGMWFQDYQHGEGTMYYHNGDLYVGNWMNDKREGEGTYTWANGAHYTGHWKNDKKNGKGTMNWDDGSKYEGDWKDDVRHGKGIFEYTNGDKYNGDWADDIQHGKGTYYFHTGDRYEGSYLLGERTGEGVYYHANGDKYVGNFKNGMQEGKGTFTWANGAVYEGNWKNNKREGKGVYKWSNGDVYDGEWKDNRPNGQGTLKTVVGMQYKGGFVDGLEEGQGVQTDKDGNRFEGFFKQGKKDGPFVETDKEGKVIRKGTYKYGRLQ, from the coding sequence ATGAGGAAATATCTATATACTACACTTTTGTTGGCTCTTCTTGCACAAGAGGGAGTGATGGCCCAGGAAAATGAAGGGAAAAAAGGCGGATTTTTCGGAAAAATCAAAGATGTATTCTCCACTGAAATAAAAATCGGCAACTATACTTTCAAGGATGGTAGTGTCTATACCGGGGAGATGAAAGGACGGAAACCGAATGGAAAAGGTAAAACGGTCTTTAAAAACGGGGATGTCTTTGAAGGAGAATATGTGAAAGGGAAACGTGAAGGATATGGAACTTATATGTTTCCCGATGGAGAGAAGTACGAAGGACAGTGGTTTCAGGACCAGCAGCACGGAAAGGGAATCTATTATTTTATGAATAACAACCGTTACGACGGTATGTGGTTTCAGGATTATCAGCATGGGGAAGGAACCATGTATTATCATAACGGTGATTTGTATGTCGGCAACTGGATGAACGACAAGCGTGAAGGGGAAGGGACATACACCTGGGCAAACGGTGCCCATTATACCGGCCACTGGAAAAATGATAAGAAGAACGGCAAAGGTACCATGAACTGGGACGATGGCTCTAAATATGAAGGAGACTGGAAAGATGATGTCCGTCACGGGAAAGGGATATTTGAATATACCAATGGAGATAAATATAATGGTGACTGGGCGGATGATATCCAACACGGAAAAGGGACTTACTACTTCCATACGGGCGACCGTTACGAAGGTTCATATCTCTTGGGTGAACGTACCGGCGAAGGGGTTTATTATCATGCTAACGGTGATAAATACGTAGGCAATTTCAAAAATGGCATGCAGGAGGGAAAAGGTACTTTTACCTGGGCAAATGGCGCTGTGTACGAAGGTAACTGGAAAAACAACAAACGTGAAGGCAAGGGAGTTTATAAATGGAGCAACGGGGATGTTTATGACGGAGAGTGGAAAGATAACCGCCCGAATGGACAAGGTACTCTGAAAACCGTTGTCGGCATGCAATATAAAGGAGGGTTCGTCGATGGATTGGAAGAGGGTCAAGGTGTGCAGACCGACAAAGACGGTAATCGTTTCGAAGGCTTTTTCAAACAAGGAAAGAAAGACGGTCCTTTTGTAGAAACGGATAAAGAGGGAAAGGTGATCAGAAAGGGAACTTATAAATACGGAAGACTTCAATAA
- a CDS encoding ribose-phosphate pyrophosphokinase: protein MSEKAPFMVFSGTNSRYLAEKICASLDCPLGNMNITHFADGEFAVSYEESIRGAHVFLVQSTFPNSDNLMELLLMIDAAKRASAKSVVAVIPYFGWARQDRKDKPRVSIGAKLVADLLSVAGIDRLITMDLHADQIQGFFNIPVDHLYASAVFLPYIQSLQLKNLVIATPDVGGSKRASTFSKYLGVPLVLCNKSREKANEVASMQIIGDVEGKNVVLIDDIVDTAGTITKAANIMMEAGAESVRAIASHCVMSDPASFRVQESALTEMVFTDSIPYTKKCAKVKQLSIAGMFAETIKRVMNNESISSQYII from the coding sequence ATGAGCGAAAAAGCACCCTTTATGGTATTCTCGGGAACAAACTCGAGATATCTTGCAGAAAAAATCTGCGCAAGCCTGGATTGTCCTCTGGGAAATATGAACATCACCCACTTTGCCGATGGCGAATTTGCGGTTTCGTATGAGGAGTCAATTCGAGGCGCACACGTATTTCTGGTTCAATCCACTTTCCCAAACTCAGACAACTTAATGGAACTTCTCCTGATGATTGATGCAGCTAAGCGCGCATCTGCCAAGAGTGTTGTAGCCGTAATCCCCTATTTCGGGTGGGCACGTCAGGATAGAAAAGACAAACCTCGTGTATCGATTGGCGCTAAGCTGGTAGCCGACCTTCTATCCGTTGCAGGGATCGACCGACTGATTACGATGGACTTGCATGCAGACCAGATTCAGGGATTCTTCAATATCCCGGTAGATCACTTGTACGCATCAGCGGTATTCCTCCCTTACATCCAGTCTTTACAACTGAAAAACCTGGTTATTGCCACACCGGACGTAGGAGGCTCCAAACGTGCCAGCACTTTCTCCAAATACCTGGGTGTACCATTGGTACTCTGCAACAAATCACGCGAGAAAGCCAATGAAGTGGCATCCATGCAAATCATCGGTGACGTAGAAGGTAAAAACGTGGTATTGATCGACGATATCGTAGACACAGCGGGAACCATCACCAAAGCTGCCAACATCATGATGGAGGCCGGTGCCGAATCCGTGCGCGCTATCGCCAGCCATTGTGTGATGTCTGATCCGGCTTCTTTCCGTGTACAAGAGTCCGCTTTGACGGAGATGGTATTTACCGACAGTATTCCTTATACTAAAAAATGCGCGAAAGTAAAACAGTTGAGTATTGCCGGTATGTTTGCAGAAACAATCAAACGAGTCATGAATAACGAATCTATCAGTTCACAATACATCATTTAA
- a CDS encoding DUF5113 domain-containing protein — protein MSSRFPLYIIGFVLFASFFSCTDMVPTKEVRLIDSLNGKAYAYRYRNLDSSYKYADEAYRQVNFYKSGKAEAANNLGFCAFMAMDFDRAEAWHKEVYRLTKNELELLIADIGLMKICQRTAMNKEFYDYRNSALRRMKRIREESDLFADRHETLRLDYAFTEFFIVSSIYYYYLQQRQEAIVSLNQIPEDEVLADTNQLLYYHYIKGSASLVEETQPEDRKMSEFDQLYTTWRMAVQTHHPYFEGNGLQGLANLMVSPRNFELFRTRRGYALDQFGFPVDSLLPLRMAQRALEKFREYHDLYQIAGAYVSIGKYMNEHGHYSEALDTLAKALDCVNRHHVLYYHHAADTLDKLRTFAEGDTTYTGVPWITQENVRTVPEWISRIREQLSVSYAGLGMKYASDYNRNIYLDILNYTRQDKELESRYLSLEADSRQMTIVLFLVIVGLVLVVILWWFFNKRSKIRNQVDVERLQRILTLCRDITSSIPMNVPFIQQGIDQLFGKGRLQLEIPEEGKAALVPLHRLNRDEKALVHVLEPYIIWAADNEQMVEALSDERMQLEKQRYVYEQHIAGNKRQNLIKKACLAIVNGINPYIDRILNEVHKLTERGYIDNAKIKKEKYQYIDELVTTINEYNDILALWIKMKQGTLSLNIETFNLNELFELLGKGRRAFEMKNQKLEIEPATVMVKADRALTLFMINTLAENARKYTPEGGIIKVYARTTEDAYIEISVEDNGRGISEEDVAHIIGEKVYDSRVIGMKNAADPEVLKENKGSGFGLMNCKGIIEKYKKTNDVFRGCVFDVESELGKGSRFYFRLPSGVRKAMGGLLLCLMLPSSMVSCLHDPAPPMLQDDDPVIVVTDSAYEDLLDVASDYANAAYFANVDENYELALQYIDSAMLFLNEHYEKYARPDRPHRYMKLVGEGTPAEISWWNELFDSDYHVILDIRNEASVAFLALKQLDAYSYNNSAFTDLYKLQGEDQTLEAYCRQLERSNTNKTVGIILCFVLLVVSLVGYYFLYMRKRLQNRLNLEQVLEINRKVFAASLVRPQEQEKAEALQREESTLKEIPQRIVDEAFDSVNELLTIDRMGIAVYNETTHRLEYASRPGQEMPEMVEQCFNSGEYLSGQHLQAIPLMVETGGEHPCVGVLYLERREGTELETDRLLFELVARYVTIVVFNAVVKLATQYRDIESAHEETRRASWEDSMLHVQNMVLDNCLSTIKHETVYYPNKIKQIVGRLNELNLSETEEREAVETMTELIEYYKGIFTILSSCASRQLEEVTFRRTVIPVQELWDAAGKYFKKWMKNRPERIELEIEPMEAKVMGDVNQLRFLLENLIDEALTVREDGVIRLQARKDHEYIRFLFTDTRREKSVEELNQLFYPNLARMTSGEKGELRGTEYLVCKQIIRDHDEFAGRRGCRINAEPAEGGGFTVYFTIPQR, from the coding sequence ATGAGTTCACGCTTTCCTTTATATATAATAGGTTTCGTGTTGTTTGCCTCTTTCTTTTCGTGCACTGATATGGTGCCCACCAAAGAGGTGCGCCTGATTGATTCCTTAAACGGGAAAGCGTACGCTTATCGTTATCGGAACCTGGATTCTTCTTATAAATATGCCGATGAAGCCTATCGGCAGGTGAATTTCTATAAATCGGGGAAAGCAGAAGCTGCCAACAACCTGGGATTCTGTGCTTTTATGGCTATGGATTTTGACCGGGCGGAAGCATGGCATAAGGAGGTATATAGACTGACTAAAAATGAGCTTGAACTGTTGATTGCCGACATCGGGCTGATGAAAATCTGTCAGCGGACAGCGATGAACAAAGAGTTTTATGATTATCGCAACAGTGCGCTCCGGCGCATGAAACGTATTCGGGAGGAGAGCGATTTATTTGCCGACCGTCATGAAACACTTCGGCTGGATTATGCGTTCACTGAATTCTTCATCGTTTCTTCGATTTATTACTATTACCTTCAGCAACGGCAAGAGGCTATTGTGTCTCTCAATCAGATTCCGGAAGATGAAGTATTGGCGGATACCAATCAGTTGCTGTATTATCATTACATCAAAGGTTCGGCCTCATTGGTGGAAGAGACCCAGCCGGAAGACCGGAAAATGAGTGAGTTCGACCAACTTTATACTACGTGGCGGATGGCTGTTCAGACCCATCATCCTTATTTCGAAGGGAATGGTCTGCAAGGATTGGCTAATCTGATGGTTTCCCCCCGTAATTTCGAACTTTTCCGGACGAGAAGGGGATATGCACTGGATCAGTTCGGTTTTCCGGTAGATTCGCTTTTGCCTTTGCGAATGGCACAGCGTGCGCTTGAAAAGTTCCGCGAGTATCATGATTTGTATCAGATTGCCGGTGCGTATGTGTCTATCGGTAAATATATGAATGAGCACGGACATTATTCAGAGGCATTGGATACGCTTGCCAAAGCGTTGGATTGTGTGAACCGGCATCATGTTCTTTATTATCACCATGCGGCGGATACATTGGATAAGCTGCGTACTTTTGCAGAAGGAGACACCACTTATACCGGGGTTCCGTGGATCACGCAGGAAAATGTAAGGACGGTACCTGAATGGATCTCCAGGATCCGGGAGCAATTGAGTGTATCGTATGCGGGACTCGGGATGAAGTATGCTTCTGATTACAACCGGAACATATACTTGGATATCTTGAATTATACCCGTCAGGATAAGGAGTTGGAGAGCCGCTATCTTTCTTTGGAAGCTGATTCACGACAAATGACGATTGTACTTTTTCTGGTTATTGTCGGGCTGGTGCTGGTGGTTATTCTCTGGTGGTTTTTTAATAAACGGTCTAAAATAAGGAATCAGGTAGACGTGGAACGGCTGCAACGGATTCTGACTCTTTGCCGGGATATTACTTCGTCTATTCCGATGAATGTTCCGTTCATTCAACAAGGCATTGATCAATTATTTGGAAAAGGACGTCTTCAACTGGAAATTCCGGAGGAGGGGAAAGCGGCATTGGTTCCTCTGCATCGGTTGAACCGTGATGAGAAAGCGTTAGTGCATGTGCTTGAGCCGTATATTATCTGGGCTGCGGACAATGAGCAGATGGTAGAAGCGTTGAGCGACGAGCGGATGCAGCTGGAAAAGCAACGGTATGTTTACGAACAACATATTGCGGGAAATAAACGCCAGAATCTGATCAAGAAGGCTTGTCTGGCGATTGTCAATGGGATTAATCCTTATATCGACCGGATCTTGAACGAGGTGCATAAGTTGACGGAGCGGGGGTATATTGATAATGCGAAGATCAAGAAAGAGAAGTATCAATACATTGACGAGCTGGTAACTACGATTAATGAGTACAACGATATTCTGGCTCTTTGGATTAAGATGAAGCAGGGAACGCTTAGCCTGAATATTGAGACTTTCAATCTCAATGAGCTGTTTGAGTTGCTAGGCAAGGGAAGACGTGCTTTTGAAATGAAAAATCAGAAGTTGGAGATTGAACCGGCCACGGTGATGGTGAAGGCCGACCGGGCACTGACTCTGTTTATGATTAATACGTTGGCGGAAAATGCCCGTAAATATACTCCGGAAGGAGGAATCATCAAAGTATATGCCCGCACTACGGAGGATGCATATATCGAGATTTCCGTGGAGGATAACGGAAGAGGTATTTCCGAAGAGGATGTGGCGCACATCATTGGTGAGAAGGTATATGATTCCCGTGTGATCGGAATGAAGAATGCAGCTGATCCGGAAGTGTTGAAAGAAAACAAAGGCAGTGGTTTCGGATTGATGAATTGCAAGGGCATTATTGAGAAGTATAAGAAAACGAATGATGTGTTCCGGGGATGCGTCTTTGATGTGGAGAGTGAACTGGGGAAGGGAAGTCGTTTCTATTTCCGTTTGCCTTCGGGAGTGCGTAAAGCGATGGGGGGATTGCTACTTTGCTTGATGCTTCCGTCGAGCATGGTTTCTTGTCTGCATGATCCGGCTCCTCCCATGTTGCAGGACGACGATCCGGTTATAGTAGTTACGGATTCTGCGTATGAGGATCTGCTGGATGTAGCGTCGGATTATGCCAATGCCGCCTATTTTGCCAATGTGGACGAAAATTATGAGTTAGCTTTGCAATATATAGATTCTGCCATGCTTTTTCTGAATGAGCATTATGAAAAATATGCGCGTCCGGATCGGCCACACCGGTATATGAAGCTGGTAGGTGAAGGAACACCTGCTGAAATCAGTTGGTGGAATGAACTGTTTGATTCGGATTATCATGTAATTCTGGATATCAGGAATGAGGCGTCGGTTGCTTTCCTGGCTTTGAAACAGTTGGATGCATACAGTTATAATAATTCGGCATTCACGGATTTGTATAAGTTGCAGGGAGAGGATCAAACTCTCGAAGCGTATTGCCGGCAGTTGGAGCGTTCGAATACCAATAAGACGGTGGGAATTATTTTATGCTTTGTTCTATTGGTTGTTTCGTTGGTCGGATATTATTTCCTGTACATGAGAAAACGTTTGCAGAATCGTTTGAATCTTGAGCAGGTACTTGAAATTAACCGGAAGGTGTTTGCCGCATCTTTGGTCAGACCACAGGAACAGGAAAAGGCAGAGGCTCTCCAACGGGAAGAAAGTACGCTTAAAGAAATTCCTCAACGTATTGTGGATGAAGCATTCGATTCGGTCAATGAATTATTGACGATTGACCGGATGGGAATTGCTGTTTATAACGAAACGACACACCGGCTGGAATATGCTTCTCGTCCCGGACAGGAAATGCCGGAGATGGTAGAGCAGTGTTTTAATTCCGGGGAATATCTTTCCGGACAGCATCTTCAGGCCATTCCGCTGATGGTGGAAACAGGGGGCGAGCATCCATGTGTCGGTGTGCTTTATCTGGAGCGCAGGGAGGGAACGGAACTGGAGACGGATCGGTTGCTTTTTGAACTGGTAGCGCGTTATGTGACTATTGTCGTGTTTAACGCAGTGGTGAAACTGGCTACCCAATACCGGGACATTGAGTCGGCACATGAAGAAACACGCCGGGCTTCCTGGGAAGACAGCATGTTGCATGTACAGAATATGGTGCTTGACAACTGTCTGTCGACTATTAAACATGAGACCGTTTATTATCCGAATAAGATCAAACAGATTGTAGGACGGTTGAATGAGCTGAATCTTTCGGAAACGGAGGAGCGTGAAGCGGTAGAGACGATGACGGAGTTGATTGAATACTATAAGGGAATCTTTACGATTTTGAGTTCGTGTGCTTCCCGTCAACTCGAGGAAGTCACTTTCCGGCGTACCGTGATTCCGGTACAGGAACTTTGGGATGCTGCGGGGAAATATTTCAAGAAGTGGATGAAGAATAGGCCGGAGAGGATAGAACTGGAGATAGAGCCGATGGAGGCGAAGGTGATGGGAGACGTGAATCAGTTGCGTTTTCTGTTGGAGAATTTGATTGATGAAGCATTGACTGTGCGTGAAGATGGAGTGATACGTCTGCAGGCACGTAAGGATCATGAATATATTCGTTTCCTCTTTACGGATACGAGACGTGAGAAGAGTGTGGAAGAGTTGAATCAACTGTTTTATCCGAATCTGGCACGTATGACTTCCGGTGAAAAAGGGGAGTTGAGGGGAACGGAATATCTGGTATGCAAGCAGATCATCCGCGACCACGATGAATTTGCGGGACGTAGGGGATGCCGTATCAATGCCGAGCCGGCTGAAGGAGGCGGGTTTACGGTTTATTTCACCATTCCGCAAAGATAA